The following proteins are encoded in a genomic region of Dasypus novemcinctus isolate mDasNov1 chromosome 21, mDasNov1.1.hap2, whole genome shotgun sequence:
- the ZACN gene encoding ligand-gated cation channel ZACN translates to MARWLLLHLTLLWLGTTRLLGQGRSLHTPWVGQSSLFDLDFPQKARGTLQIPDNGSAPLLVNVQVFVSNVFNVDILRYTLSSVLLLRLSWLDARLAWNASAHPQRAVTLPWDSLWTPAFTIQEALWVDWQDQSPRARVEQDGHVELYLALTTETNCNFELLHFPRDQSDCSLSFYALSNTVAELEFQAAAVNEIVGAKREYVVRDLKTQALPQRLVPCFQVTVSLQNTALKAIVALLVPGEVLLWADVCGALLPLRAIERIAYKVTLLLGYLVFHSSLVQALPSSSSCNPLLTHYFTVLLLLLCLSTMETVLLAGLLATRSPGPAPGGEQQDRGSPVPTPGEPPRGAKGSGRSWAEAADHIFVCVYVAGVVCSQFVFTGIWMWASCKSDPAPGEAAAHGRQPRL, encoded by the exons ATGGCCCGGTGGCTTCTGCTCCACCTCACCCTCCTCTGGCTTGGCACCACCAGGCTCCTGGGCCAGGGGCGCAGCCTCCACACCCCATGGGTTG GCCAGTCATCCCTCTTTGACCTGGACTTTCCTCAGAAGGCTCGGGGAACCCTGCAGATCCCCGACAACGGGAGCGCACCCTTGCTCGTGAACGTGCAGGTGTTCGTGTCCAACGTGTTTAATGTG GACATCCTGCGGTACACGCTATCCTCTGTGCTGCTCCTTCGGCTG TCCTGGCTGGACGCTCGCCTGGCCTGGAACGCGAGTGCGCACCCGCAGCGCGCAGTCACGCTGCCCTGGGACTCGCTCTGGACGCCGGCCTTCACCATCCAGGAAGC GCTCTGGGTGGACTGGCAGGACCAGAGCCCCCGGGCACGAGTGGAACAGGACGGCCACGTCGAGCTCTACCTGGCCCTCACCACAGAAACCAACTGCAACTTCGAGCTCCTCCACTTCCCCCGGGACCAGAGTGACTGCAGCCTCAGCTTCTACGCGCTCAGCAACACCG TGGCGGAGTTAGAGTTCCAGGCCGCCGCGGTCAATGAGATTGTGGGCGCCAAGAGGGAGTATGTGGTTCGGGATTTGAAaacccaggccctgccccagcgGCTGGTGCCCTGCTTCCAGGTGACG GTGAGCCTGCAGAACACGGCGCTGAAGGCCATCGTGGCGCTGCTGGTGCCGGGCGAGGTCCTGCTGTGGGCCGACGTGTGCGGGGCGCTGCTGCCTCTCCGGGCCATCGAGCGCATCGCCTACAAGGTGACCCTGCTGCTGGGCTACCTGGTCTTCCACTCCTCCCTGGTGCAGGCCCTGCCCAGCTCCTCCTCCTGCAACCCACTGCTCA CTCACTACTTCACcgtcctgctgctgctgctctgccTCAGCACCATGGAGACCGTGCTGCTGGCCGGGCTGCTGGCCACGCGCAGCCCCGGCCCAGCCCCGGGAGGGGAGCAACAGGACCGAGGCAGCCCAGTACCTACTCCTGGAG AGCCCCCCAGAGGAGCCAAGGGGTCGGGGAGAAGCTGGGCTGAGGCTGCTGACCACATCTTTGTCTGCGTGTATGTGGCTGGGGTCGTGTGCAGCCAATTCGTCTTCACTGGAATCTGGATGTGGGCATCGTGCAAGTCGGACCCAGCCCCTGGCGAGGCTGCAGCCCACGGCAGGCAGCCCCGGCTGTAA
- the GALR2 gene encoding LOW QUALITY PROTEIN: galanin receptor type 2 (The sequence of the model RefSeq protein was modified relative to this genomic sequence to represent the inferred CDS: inserted 1 base in 1 codon), which produces MGKATLRVHSPGPPSVVGAGRGCRAHESTRSPGVALPGLTRRDLAIRYPLHARELRTPRDALVAIGLIWGLSLLFSGSYLSYYRPSRLASLTRCQPAWSAPRRRALDLCTLAFSYLLGCCARPDPPARXRYLWRAVHPVATGSGARRAKSKGTRMILAVAALFCLCWMPRHALILCIWFRRFPLTRATYALRILPRFVSYAHSCANLLAYALVSKHFRTGSRRVCAAAACGSARPRA; this is translated from the exons ATGGGCAAGGCCACGCTGCGGGTACACAGCCCGGGCCCACCGAGCGT AGTGGGAGCGGGCCGGGGGTGCAGGGCGCACGAATCCACCCGCTCACCCGGAGTCGCCCTGCCCGGCCTGACCCGCCGGGATCTGGCCATCCGCTACCCGCTGCACGCCCGCGAGTTGCGCACGCCCCGCGACGCTCTGGTGGCCATCGGGCTCATCTGGGGGCTGTCGCTGCTCTTCTCTGGGTCCTACCTGAGCTACTACCGCCCGTCGCGGCTGGCCAGCCTGACCAGGTGCCAGCCGGCGTGGAGCGCGCCTCGCCGCCGCGCCCTGGACCTCTGCACCTTGGCCTTCAGCTACCTGCTGGGGTGCTGCGCTCGGCCTGACCCCCCGGCAC GGCGCTACCTGTGGCGCGCAGTCCACCCGGTGGCCACCGGCTCGGGCGCCCGGCGCGCCAAGAGCAAGGGGACACGCATGATCCTCGCCGTGGCCGCGCTCTTCTGTCTCTGTTGGATGCCCCGCCACGCGCTCATCCTCTGCATTTGGTTCCGCCGCTTCCCGCTCACGCGCGCCACGTACGCGCTGCGCATCCTCCCGCGTTTTGTGTCCTATGCCCACTCGTGCGCCAACCTCCTCGCCTACGCGCTGGTCTCCAAGCACTTCCGCACCGGCTCCCGCAGGGTCTGCGCAGCGGCCGCATGCGGCAGTGCGAGGCCCCGGGCCTGA